In Kordiimonas sp. SCSIO 12610, the following are encoded in one genomic region:
- a CDS encoding phytanoyl-CoA dioxygenase family protein has product MNSKYLESIETCAAHYGEDAPDVRNYMLEGEKRAYELDNRGPIRFDDNGSLHRNILEAYSKYGFYIFEGVIGAAEMSDIHEDIADLRSRFPIHSGSKVDEHGRPAIGSDCLGPGLLWSKPLSDPLGGTEIANGRHQVKLKDLDAGADAPSEAPFILMGSLQFSEAALRVYGHPALLKAAASINGEDFAPFNEVLFIKDAGMGAAVSWHQDGDSHWDSPEFDEDIHGFNFMAQVYGSTPVNGVWVVPGTHKLGKIDIEEMVKASGSERLTSAVPIVCNPGDVVMCNRQLVHGSFANAGLEPRLTINFGFHKRSSVLDVEGAGIHSQISVYTDDIIKERSKVIGYAISARQSKYPDEQPYDYKPFTENDETYVWDAAAKSSLKDYNLLDLSI; this is encoded by the coding sequence ATGAATTCGAAGTACCTGGAGTCGATAGAAACCTGCGCGGCGCATTACGGCGAAGATGCCCCGGATGTAAGAAATTACATGCTTGAAGGCGAAAAGCGTGCTTACGAACTGGACAACCGGGGGCCCATTCGGTTCGATGACAATGGATCGCTTCACCGGAACATTCTTGAAGCCTATTCAAAATACGGTTTCTATATATTCGAGGGTGTCATTGGCGCCGCAGAGATGAGCGATATACATGAAGATATTGCAGACCTGCGTTCGCGTTTTCCAATACACTCAGGTTCCAAGGTTGACGAACATGGCAGGCCCGCAATCGGTTCGGATTGCCTAGGGCCTGGATTGCTCTGGAGTAAGCCACTCAGTGATCCGCTTGGTGGGACTGAAATCGCAAATGGACGCCATCAGGTAAAACTGAAAGACCTCGATGCCGGAGCGGACGCACCAAGTGAAGCCCCGTTCATCCTAATGGGATCTCTTCAATTCTCAGAGGCTGCACTTCGTGTATATGGTCACCCGGCACTATTAAAAGCCGCTGCTTCAATCAACGGTGAAGATTTTGCACCGTTTAACGAGGTATTGTTCATCAAGGATGCAGGCATGGGTGCGGCAGTTTCCTGGCATCAGGACGGAGACTCCCATTGGGACAGTCCAGAATTTGATGAGGACATTCACGGTTTCAACTTCATGGCACAGGTTTACGGAAGTACGCCCGTAAATGGTGTTTGGGTCGTTCCCGGCACGCATAAACTCGGCAAAATCGATATTGAAGAAATGGTTAAAGCGTCAGGAAGTGAGCGCCTAACCAGCGCAGTTCCAATCGTTTGCAACCCCGGCGACGTTGTGATGTGTAACAGGCAGCTGGTCCATGGCTCCTTTGCGAACGCCGGTCTTGAACCCCGGCTAACCATCAATTTCGGCTTCCACAAAAGATCATCGGTCTTAGATGTTGAAGGTGCTGGCATTCATAGCCAAATTTCCGTTTATACCGACGATATCATAAAGGAGCGCTCCAAAGTTATTGGATATGCAATTTCTGCGCGCCAGAGTAAATACCCGGATGAACAACCCTATGACTATAAACCATTCACCGAAAACGATGAAACATATGTCTGGGATGCAGCCGCAAAATCAAGCTTAAAGGATTATAACCTTCTCGACCTAAGTATATAG
- a CDS encoding TetR/AcrR family transcriptional regulator, whose translation MNIQGLAGSTRSINKAKRRDIILLEARKLIAIEGFEALKLRDLAARAGVTVPTIYNLIGGKPEILTLIIEDLVEQLQMVQDSVSQLDTEWVFENQINQLADLFAADEDYYRAAFIAGDRSGLFEQNSDTGIFARSVEAPIAACLAAQKSGRLIGRVSAEQMGRQIYGCYRLARQDWTNGYFDLKTFRRQALTGIFLCLAADAEEAFRYSLLKRISLLV comes from the coding sequence ATGAATATACAGGGACTAGCTGGATCAACCCGGTCAATCAATAAAGCAAAGAGGCGCGATATCATCCTTCTTGAGGCGCGCAAGCTAATAGCTATTGAAGGATTTGAAGCACTCAAGTTGCGAGATTTGGCGGCTCGCGCTGGTGTGACTGTGCCAACAATCTATAATCTGATTGGCGGTAAGCCAGAAATACTGACTTTGATTATTGAAGATTTGGTTGAGCAACTTCAGATGGTGCAAGACAGTGTAAGCCAACTTGATACCGAATGGGTTTTTGAAAATCAGATCAATCAGCTCGCGGATTTATTCGCCGCTGATGAGGATTATTACCGCGCAGCATTCATCGCTGGAGATCGAAGCGGCTTGTTTGAACAGAACTCTGATACCGGCATTTTTGCCCGATCGGTCGAGGCTCCTATTGCTGCTTGCCTTGCGGCGCAAAAATCAGGGCGTTTGATCGGACGTGTATCAGCTGAACAAATGGGCCGACAGATATATGGGTGTTACCGCCTCGCGCGTCAGGACTGGACAAATGGTTATTTTGATCTGAAAACCTTCCGAAGGCAGGCGTTAACAGGTATATTTCTCTGCCTTGCCGCTGACGCTGAAGAGGCTTTTAGATATAGTCTTCTCAAAAGAATTTCCTTGTTGGTATAA